DNA sequence from the Treponema sp. OMZ 838 genome:
ATTGTTGCGAAACCACTGCACCCGTCCCCAGAATAGCCATCGCCAGAGCGAAAGCGGCTTATCAGAATCTCGATACGGATAAATCGGTATTTCCGAAAGCTCCGGCAACCGCATCGGTGTTTTATCAGGAAAGAGCAGTGCTGCCGTGTCAATACTTCTTTTTAAGGTACTCGTATAAAGTTCAAAATGCTCCGGCAATTCATCTCTGATAGACCGAAGCTGTGAATCGTTGATCCGTTCTATCGGTGCTTCATCATACTCAGCCTGTGCCTGAGCAAAGCCCTCGGCCGTATATTTCTTTTCCCAATTAAAAAGCACGTGTGCATGCCGTATCAAAATAAGCATTATGGTGCATACCTCATGTGTTCCCGCTACAGTGTGCTTTGTGTGTGTTGAGGATCAATCTTTGTGCAACACTACCGGAGATAGCCAGTGTAACAGAATATGCTCTGTTAGAATCTATTAGAACGAGATAATGATGGTATGAAAAAGAGAGTAAAGAGTCAATAATGGATGATAGGACATCTCTAAAAACGATTCCGGTTTGGCAAACGGACAACTTAATGCATTTCCCTACAGAATAAGACGAGATAGACTTGCGGGTTTTAGAGGTTCCCGAATGGTTGACAACACCCTATTTTATAGGGTATATTGTAAAGTGTAAGATGAAAAGGGAATTTATAGAAACTCCATCGTTTACGAAAAAATGGTTTGCACTAGGATTTACTGATGATGATTTAGCTGAATTACAGCAATTCCTTCTTAAAAATCCGGAGGCAGGCGATATAATGGTTGGAACAGGCGGTTTGAAAAAATCCGTTTTGCTTTTCAGGGCAGAGGTAAAAGCGGAAGTTCCAGAGTTTGCTATGTTGATTTTGCAACTTTTGCAAAAACATATCTGATTTAAGTATTTTCAAAAGAAGAACAATCAAACCTAACCGATGCGGAAAAAAATGCAGTTAAAAAAGTTATCGGTATTTTAAAAATAGAAGCTGCAAGGAATTGGAGGAAAGAACATGAGTGAATTTTTTGATAGTCTAATGACTGGCTTAAATGAAGCAGTGGCTATTGAACGGGGGGAATTAAAAGGTCGTAAAACCGTATATGAAATTCAACCTATAAAAAAATATAATAATATTGAAATAAAACACATAAGAAATTCCGTTGGGATGACACAGGTTTTGTTTGCAAATTACATGGGTGTTTCACTCAAGACGGTAGAAGCATGGGAAAAAGGAACAAACCGCCCAACCGGTACCGCATGCCGTTTAATCAGTATGCTGGAAAATAAAACATTTGAAACACTGCCTTTTGTAAAAAGGATAGCAAATGCGTAATCAACACTTCGGTGCATCTTGCGATAGTTTGTACAATACGCAGTAACCTATCGCAAAAAAGCTTAACCGTGAAATGCTCATTAGTACAATGCCAGTTGATATATGCCGAATCGGAAAAGTAAGTGCGTAAGCGCTCGGCATCCTGTTTTAATACTGCGTTCAAAAAATCTTGTATGTTCATAGTTTTACCTTTCTTGTAGCGTTTTGTTTATAAAGGAAATAATTGCTTCTTCAAGCTGTGCAATACCCGGCTGTTCAATCGGAAAATGCCCCGCGTTTTTAAGCGTGCATAGTTGTTTTGGACTCCGTACGCGATCAAAAAAAAGGCGGCTTATCCATTCGGGTGTCCAGCGATCTTTTTCAGGATGACAAAGCAAAAGCGGAATTTCAAATGCTTCAGGCTCTACGGCAGGAATGCTTTCCATCATCGAACATAACAAACCAAGATGCACGGAAGATCCTGCTCCCCTTTTATCCTGCAGCAACAAAGAAAGTACCCGGTCGTTGTTGACGATTGCTTTCATATTCGTTATCGCCTTTACCGGAATTTTTAAGTGCCTTATCTGCTTCGGTATAAAACGTAAAAGCAGCAAAGCGATACGCGCCTGCAATTTGTTTTTTGCCGAATAGTTACGCACCGGCTTTAAGCGATTATCTAACAGGGTGGTAACGATGACGCCGGAAACACCATGAGCCAAGCAGGCAACGTTGTATGCGAGCATGCCTCCTGCACTCAAACCCAGTACAAAAATCTTTTTGGAGCGCTGTAATTCCTGTCGTACAATGTGCACACCGGTGTCGATCCATGTTTTATAAGACGGTATGCCCTCGTATTCGGTATAGCTGTACCCCGGCAAATCCGGACAGACAACCTTATAGCCGCGCTTTGCCAGAGGAGCTGCAATAAACGACAGGAGCCGGCCGTTCCCGCCGACACCGTGGAACAGCACGAGCGTAACACCGTTGTTGCTATGTTCGTTGTATACGTCGAGATGGATGTTCGTTCTGTCGAATGTGCTGAACATTTCGGAAGGAGCGCATGAAATGCTTATCCTGTTGCGTTCGGGTAAAAACGCTTGAAGTTTTTGCCATGTTTCATCGTTTGTATACATGCAGCGCTCCTTCATTCGTGTGGAGACTTTACTACCTACAATCTTTTTTATGCAGATAGACAAATAGAACAATTATAAACGACACGGATTGGGCAATTGCAATTCTTAAAAATATCAATTCATCACACCCCGTAGAAGAAACAATATGAAAAATATTAATGATTGTATTATTTACAAAGTGATCACCCATTGCCATATAAATAGAGCCGGTCAATTTTGTTAATAAAGCAAATTTAAATCCGATAAATCCGGAAGCAGTAACCAACAGAATAATATTTACATACATACCTTCAATACTGCTGCTGCCGTCAAAATAGTTTCTTACAGGTCCGATAAAATGCCATAATCCAAACAAAACAGAAGTAATAAGCACAGATACAAAAAATGTATGATTTTTCTCAAGCATTTTTGTAAACAGGCCTCTGAATATCCCTTCTTCCATAATCACATTAATGATATTCCCGATAATACAAATTACAAAAAAGAGTAGTGAAGTTTGATTTCCTATATTTTTATCTACAGAATAAGAACTGACATATAATTGTAATGATTGAAAATTTTTATTTGAAACAGCTATAACAATCTCTATACTATAAGCTAATACATATATACAAATTCCAAACAGCAATCCCATCAATGTATATTTTACAGCTCTATTTTTATTAAATCCGATATCTTGCACTTTAAAGTTATATAATTTAGCTGCTATGAATAAAACAACTATCCCTAAAAGTTTGTGTAAAAATGCCTCTCCCCAAAATGTTTGATCCGTACGAATAATAAAATACTCTATAAATCGGAATATAAAGCACAATATATAAATCACGAGTACGGCAAACAAGGGTTTATAGATTTTTGTCATCTCTTATTTTCTCCCATGATTTCTTCATCTTCATTCTTATCGGCAATGACAGTTAATCTGCCTTTCCATGATGATAGTGTTAATCTCTTTTTCAGAGTGCTCCTCCCCTATGGCTGATTCATCTAGTTATACAGGATACTATCCTCGTGCCCTGCTCAACAAGTCGGTAAGTGTTTCCTTAATAAGATCTTTCCCCGCAAAATAGGTTCCTTGAATGGCCGAACTGCTTCCACCGCCGCGGCCGTTGAGCTGTTGGTTTAATGTTTTTATGTGCAGTTTTAAATCGATTGCATTACTCACGATGACGTAATTGTATGCTGTCGGTTGCACTTCTTCCGAGTCAACTGAAACCGCTGATAATGCTGCACAGGTGTGCATTTTTCCTGTTGCTAAAAGCAGATTGCAGAACGAGCGTAGATATTCGATACTGAGATTATCTTCAAAATAAAGAGGTGCACCCTCAGTATCTGCCGCCGACTCCGCTTTCTGTTTTAGATATTTTTCAGTCATCTCGTGCAGCTGCTGCTGGAGCTTTGCTTTTTCGGCATTTAATTTTTCCACCGCATCCTGCACTTCGGATGGCTTTGCCGATAAGCAGCGGGAGATAGCCCGTACTTGTGCCATCTCTTGTTCGTATGCAAGAACTGCCTTTCTGCCGCAGAGCACTTCCAAACGGACGCCCTTTTTTCGGTTCGTAAAGTTGAGAATCTTAATCAAACCGATCTCGCCGGTTGCAGTAACATGTGTGCCGCAGCAGGCGCAGGCATCAAGTCCCGGAATGGTGATAATGCGTACGGTACCCGACAGTTCTTTCTTGCTGCGGTATTGCATTGTCTTACGTTCTTCATCGTTTGGAAAGCTTTCTTGTATTGGAAGATTTGCACGGACAATTTCATTGGCACGCTGTTCTGCATCGAGTACCTGCTCGTCAGTCAACGGACCGCTAAAGTCGATGGTGATAAAACTTTCTCCCATGTGGAAACCGACATTTTCGTACCCGTAGGTTTGTGCGAGGATGCCGGTAAGGATATGCTCGCCCGAATGTCCTTGCATATTGTCGCAACGGTTTACCCAGTCCAATACGCCGTGAATCTTTGTTCCGGCATCAAGTTCTCCATCGGCAATATGAACGATACGTTCACCTGCAAATTGCGTATCAGATATTCGGATAGTACGCTCAGGCTGTCCTTCCGCAACAAGGCTGCCCCTGTCGCCGGGCTGTCCGCCCCCTTCGGGATAAAATGCCGTATCCGACAGTTCTATCTCATACCCTCTCTCGGTTTTTGAACAAGCGGTTACCGTTGCATCGAATTCTCTGATATACGGTTTCTGGTAGTACAGTGCGTTAAAGTTTTCCATAAATGTTCCTTGTGTCGAATAAGTTGATTATACTCCGATACGGCAATAAATCCAATCATCTTTTATCTGTCGAATATAAGGTAAACGCTTAAAACTATCTGATGCGGTCACCTTCCGTTTGCACAAAATTTTGCATAAAATTTTGTGCTATTTTTTTTAAGAAGGATAAACGCATCAGGTAGAGTAGATAAAAAGCGCAGAAGCAATGGGGTTGTGAGACCATTTGAACCGCGAAGAGGTTCAACTCTGGTTGAACAACCCCATTGCTTCTGCGGGGTTACTAAAAAACGGCATGATGCGTTTATCCTGATATCGAATATGTATTGTCATCCCTGCTAAACTCAGATATAGTGAACATATTATTGTAGACGAAGTAGCCTCTAAAGCGAGCAAAGTTGTTAGAGAGGTACTCGGTATGCGGAGGTATTTCTCTTTATGCGGGAAAAGAAAAGTTTTTCTATTCGTAAGAAGCTGCTTATCATTTTCGGAACGTTGATTACGGTAGCCGGTGTTATACAAGGTTCGTTGGCGCGGTATACTGCGCAACAAGCCCTTACTGCGCGGGTCAATGCGCATCTTATCGACAAAGTAAACGATATAGCCTTGTTTATTACGAGCGATATTAAAGGGGACTTCAGTTTCTTAAGCGGTTTTATGCGTAATCCGGCAATAAAGGATCCTTCAGTGTCTTTTACGGAAAAAACGCGAATTGTACGTGACGATATCGGATATGCCGACACTCTCAGTTTTTTTAATATATGCGATACCAAGGGAAACAGCTATTATGCCGACGGTACGGTTGGCTTTGTCGGGGACACGGATTGGTATAAGAGCGCGGTGAGCGGAGTTCCTTTTATCAGCGAGCCTCATATTTCAACACTTACTAAAAAACTGGAAGTTATTTTGGCTGTTCCGATGTTAGATAGCGAGGATAATGTTATCGCTGTTTTGGGTGCAGGACTGGGAGGAACTGTTATTTGTGATACCATATCGGAAATCAAAATCGGTAAAACGGGAAATTGCCATATTTTAGGAATGGACGGAACAACTATTGCCCATAAGGATACATCAATTGTTGAAGCGCAACAAAATACAATGGAACTGGCAAAGACTGACCGCTCCTTCGCATCCATCGCAGAGTTTCAGCGGCAAGCGGTTTCGGATTCTTCCGACGGTATCGGTTATTATACTTACAACGGTAAAAAGCATATTGCAGCTTATACGAAAATGCCGGATACGGAATGGACAATTATTATTGCTGCTCCGGCGGAAGAGTTTCTTGGCGCAATTACGGATTTTCGTAAAATGATCATTATCATCG
Encoded proteins:
- a CDS encoding histidine phosphatase family protein, whose translation is MLILIRHAHVLFNWEKKYTAEGFAQAQAEYDEAPIERINDSQLRSIRDELPEHFELYTSTLKRSIDTAALLFPDKTPMRLPELSEIPIYPYRDSDKPLSLWRWLFWGRVQWFRNNPRQERTKRMVEHEVEALMSLMENKNAVIVGHGFQMRTMLSILARRYPVQKPMHIKNLDIVKCFVYEKQ
- a CDS encoding alanyl-tRNA editing protein, yielding MENFNALYYQKPYIREFDATVTACSKTERGYEIELSDTAFYPEGGGQPGDRGSLVAEGQPERTIRISDTQFAGERIVHIADGELDAGTKIHGVLDWVNRCDNMQGHSGEHILTGILAQTYGYENVGFHMGESFITIDFSGPLTDEQVLDAEQRANEIVRANLPIQESFPNDEERKTMQYRSKKELSGTVRIITIPGLDACACCGTHVTATGEIGLIKILNFTNRKKGVRLEVLCGRKAVLAYEQEMAQVRAISRCLSAKPSEVQDAVEKLNAEKAKLQQQLHEMTEKYLKQKAESAADTEGAPLYFEDNLSIEYLRSFCNLLLATGKMHTCAALSAVSVDSEEVQPTAYNYVIVSNAIDLKLHIKTLNQQLNGRGGGSSSAIQGTYFAGKDLIKETLTDLLSRARG
- a CDS encoding alpha/beta hydrolase, whose protein sequence is MYTNDETWQKLQAFLPERNRISISCAPSEMFSTFDRTNIHLDVYNEHSNNGVTLVLFHGVGGNGRLLSFIAAPLAKRGYKVVCPDLPGYSYTEYEGIPSYKTWIDTGVHIVRQELQRSKKIFVLGLSAGGMLAYNVACLAHGVSGVIVTTLLDNRLKPVRNYSAKNKLQARIALLLLRFIPKQIRHLKIPVKAITNMKAIVNNDRVLSLLLQDKRGAGSSVHLGLLCSMMESIPAVEPEAFEIPLLLCHPEKDRWTPEWISRLFFDRVRSPKQLCTLKNAGHFPIEQPGIAQLEEAIISFINKTLQER
- a CDS encoding CPBP family intramembrane glutamic endopeptidase: MTKIYKPLFAVLVIYILCFIFRFIEYFIIRTDQTFWGEAFLHKLLGIVVLFIAAKLYNFKVQDIGFNKNRAVKYTLMGLLFGICIYVLAYSIEIVIAVSNKNFQSLQLYVSSYSVDKNIGNQTSLLFFVICIIGNIINVIMEEGIFRGLFTKMLEKNHTFFVSVLITSVLFGLWHFIGPVRNYFDGSSSIEGMYVNIILLVTASGFIGFKFALLTKLTGSIYMAMGDHFVNNTIINIFHIVSSTGCDELIFLRIAIAQSVSFIIVLFVYLHKKDCR
- a CDS encoding DNA-binding transcriptional regulator, whose protein sequence is MSEFFDSLMTGLNEAVAIERGELKGRKTVYEIQPIKKYNNIEIKHIRNSVGMTQVLFANYMGVSLKTVEAWEKGTNRPTGTACRLISMLENKTFETLPFVKRIANA